In Nicotiana tabacum cultivar K326 chromosome 21, ASM71507v2, whole genome shotgun sequence, one DNA window encodes the following:
- the LOC107790921 gene encoding uncharacterized protein LOC107790921, with protein sequence MQGEINGLKTLILKDNPSAYCIHCFAHQLQLTLVAVTKKHCDVDQFFDIVANVLNIIGSSFKRRNMLREDKAKKLEELQVLGEVHTGSGLNQELGLQRPGDTRWGSHFKTVRNFIALFSSIINVLEFLASEGANYLERSVAKSLVNDIRSFEFVHMMHLMLKLLAITNDLNIALQRKDQDIVNAIKLVGFAKRQLQVMRESKWESLIDDASSFCSKHDIVIPEMDKNYHLGKSKRRSSSVAYSHHLRVEVLNTIIDLQLSELNSRFDAVNINLLLGMASLSPDNSFANYDKDRIMKLATLYPHEFSSVTSLTTIFSL encoded by the coding sequence ATGCAAGGAGAAattaatggtcttaaaactttAATTCTGAAAGATAATCCTTCGGCATATTGTATACATTGCTTTGCCCATCAATTACAATTGACTCTTGTAGCCGTTACAAAAAAACATTGTGATGTAGATCAATTTTTTGATATTGTTGCTAATGTCTTGAATATTATTGGAAGTTCTTTTAAGCGTAGGAATATGCTACGAGAGGataaggcaaaaaaactagagGAGCTACAAGTGCTTGGTGAAGTTCATACAGGAAGTGGACTAAATCAAGAACTTGGACTCCAAAGGCCAGGTGATACCCGATGGGGTTCTCATTTTAAGACAGTGCGTAACTTTATTGCATTATTCTCGTCAATCATTAATGTACTTGAGTTTCTTGCAAGTGAGGGTGCAAATTATCTTGAGAGATCAGTGGCAAAAAGTCTAGTGAATGACATAAGATCTTTTGAGTTTGTGCATATGATGCATTTGATGTTAAAATTATTAGCAATCACGAATGATTTGAATATAGCTTTGCAAAGAAAAGATCAGGATATTGTAAATGCTATAAAGCTTGTTGGTTTCGCCAAGAGGCAATTGCAAGTGATGAGAGAATCTAAATGGGAATCTTTGATAGATGACGCCTCTTCATTTTGTTCCAAGCATGATATTGTGATCCCTGAAATGGATAAGAACTATCATCTTGGAAAGTCAAAGCGTAGGAGTTCAAGTGTTGCATATTCTCATCATTTGCGTGTCGAAGTTTTAAATACTATTATTGATTTGCAACTTTCGGAGCTTAACAGTCGTTTTGATGCGGTGAATATTAATCTACTTCTTGGTATGGCTAGTTTGAGTCCGGATAATTCTTTTGCAAATTATGATAAAGACAGAATTATGAAACTTGCTACACTTTATCCTCATGAGTTTAGTTCAGTTACGAGCTTGACAACTATATTCTCTTTATGA